The Sulfitobacter sp. SK011 genome has a window encoding:
- the dctP gene encoding TRAP transporter substrate-binding protein DctP — protein sequence MTLTMTRRLAMATLIAAGTVAAAPSFADGHAVQLRMATSGSETDARSVALAEVFGPSVAGFASYEPSYNATLFDQGTELDAISRGNLEMSITSAQELAQFFPEFSIFATGYVHQDAAHQVRVFNDPLMDPFKAKVEEELGVRLLSVMYLGQRHVNLRQTREELDVQTPADLAGVNLRMPGTDAWQFLGAALGAAPTPMAFTEVYTGLSTGAIDGQDNPLPTVVDRKFYEVTNQIALTSHLVDLNYIAISAATFNALTPEQQLTVQRAADAAASVGRLRQLELEGSLTAFLEENGVEVYTPDLAAFRTHVQAQYVGSEFAASWPEGVLDAINALGN from the coding sequence ATGACACTTACAATGACCCGCCGTCTTGCGATGGCTACACTGATCGCCGCGGGCACAGTCGCCGCTGCCCCATCCTTTGCCGATGGCCACGCGGTTCAACTGCGCATGGCCACATCCGGTTCCGAAACCGACGCACGTTCGGTTGCTCTCGCTGAAGTCTTTGGCCCATCGGTTGCAGGCTTTGCATCCTACGAGCCGTCCTACAACGCGACCCTGTTCGACCAAGGCACAGAGCTGGACGCGATCAGCCGTGGCAACCTTGAGATGTCGATCACATCCGCACAGGAGTTGGCACAGTTCTTCCCCGAATTCTCCATCTTCGCGACGGGTTATGTGCATCAGGACGCGGCTCATCAGGTCCGCGTCTTTAACGATCCGCTGATGGACCCGTTCAAAGCGAAAGTCGAAGAAGAGCTTGGCGTGCGCCTGCTGTCCGTCATGTATCTGGGCCAGCGCCACGTAAACCTGCGCCAGACCCGCGAAGAGCTGGACGTGCAGACACCTGCCGACCTTGCTGGCGTGAACCTGCGGATGCCGGGTACAGATGCGTGGCAGTTCCTTGGGGCCGCACTGGGTGCAGCACCTACGCCAATGGCATTCACCGAGGTTTATACTGGCCTGTCCACCGGCGCGATTGACGGTCAGGACAACCCGCTTCCAACCGTTGTGGATCGCAAGTTCTACGAGGTGACCAACCAGATCGCCCTGACGTCACACCTTGTTGACCTGAACTACATCGCGATTTCCGCCGCGACTTTCAACGCGCTGACACCCGAGCAGCAGTTGACGGTTCAGCGTGCAGCTGATGCGGCGGCGTCTGTGGGTCGTCTGCGTCAGTTGGAGCTGGAAGGCAGCCTGACCGCTTTCCTCGAAGAGAATGGCGTGGAAGTCTATACACCTGATCTGGCCGCTTTCCGCACGCATGTTCAGGCCCAGTATGTCGGCAGCGAATTCGCCGCCAGCTGGCCCGAAGGTGTGCTGGACGCGATCAACGCACTCGGCAACTAA
- a CDS encoding Gfo/Idh/MocA family protein, with product MAQPKKLAVVGAGLVGQRHIAAISQVDGVDLAAVVELGATEQPVPVFKSLSEMFDAVAVDGVILSTPTLLHVEGAMECVQRSVPVLIEKPLAASADDAQELIVVALRNGVPILVGHHRRHNPIIQKAAQLIKDGAIGQVRAAQVTCWFYKPDDYFDAAPWRKKAGAGPISVNLVHDVDLMRHFLGEVVTVQAQMAPSLRGFENEDLAAAVLRFESGAVCTITVSDSVVSPWSWELTSREYPIYPATNESCYLIGGSEGALSIPDMRLWQHEGGTSWWNPITATAMPVSSSDPLINQIAHFEQVIRGAAEPLVTGEEGLKTLSVVEAIQVAAQTQQTVTLTGTGGKSSNAAE from the coding sequence ATGGCGCAGCCAAAGAAATTAGCGGTCGTAGGGGCCGGCCTTGTGGGGCAGCGCCACATCGCAGCGATCAGTCAAGTGGACGGGGTTGACCTTGCTGCTGTGGTGGAACTCGGCGCGACGGAACAACCAGTGCCTGTTTTCAAATCACTCAGTGAAATGTTTGATGCCGTTGCGGTCGATGGCGTGATTTTGTCAACGCCAACGTTGTTGCACGTCGAGGGTGCGATGGAGTGCGTCCAGCGAAGCGTTCCAGTACTGATCGAAAAGCCATTGGCGGCCTCGGCAGATGATGCGCAGGAGCTCATTGTTGTTGCCCTCCGCAATGGCGTGCCAATTTTGGTGGGGCATCACAGGCGGCACAATCCGATCATCCAAAAGGCCGCACAACTCATTAAGGACGGGGCCATCGGGCAGGTCCGCGCGGCCCAGGTGACATGCTGGTTTTACAAGCCGGATGACTATTTTGACGCCGCACCTTGGCGTAAAAAGGCGGGTGCGGGGCCGATTTCTGTCAATCTTGTGCATGACGTCGATTTGATGCGTCACTTTCTGGGCGAAGTTGTCACGGTTCAGGCGCAAATGGCGCCGTCCCTGCGCGGGTTTGAAAACGAGGACCTTGCCGCCGCCGTTCTGCGGTTCGAAAGCGGAGCGGTCTGCACGATAACTGTGTCCGACAGCGTGGTGTCGCCATGGAGCTGGGAGCTGACATCACGGGAATATCCAATCTATCCGGCCACAAACGAATCTTGCTACCTAATCGGTGGCTCTGAGGGGGCCTTGTCGATTCCCGACATGCGGCTTTGGCAACATGAGGGCGGTACAAGCTGGTGGAATCCGATCACGGCCACGGCCATGCCAGTAAGTTCGTCCGATCCGTTGATCAACCAGATCGCCCACTTCGAACAGGTCATTCGCGGTGCAGCCGAGCCTTTGGTCACTGGCGAAGAAGGCTTGAAAACATTGAGTGTTGTTGAGGCGATACAGGTCGCAGCGCAGACGCAACAGACCGTCACATTGACAGGCACTGGGGGGAAGTCTTCCAACGCTGCCGAATAA
- a CDS encoding GntR family transcriptional regulator, whose amino-acid sequence MSQSSPTVGASTYERIKQDIIFGELVPGSKLKLDGLRDRYSASVSTLRETLNRLASEGFVQAAEQRGFFVRPVSADDLTEIAELRILLECSALETSIACGDADWEGNLVAAHHKLHLIEQKMLDGDKSQKEVWKRYDWEFHQALIRACNSENLLALHGTIFDKYLRYQMLVLTYRGAVAVDEHRLMFEAALARDIPKAKATLETHIRLGLAHTLAAMENL is encoded by the coding sequence ATGTCCCAATCTTCTCCAACCGTCGGGGCAAGCACCTATGAGCGGATCAAGCAAGACATCATCTTTGGTGAACTCGTTCCGGGATCGAAGCTGAAACTCGACGGGTTGCGGGATCGTTATTCTGCCAGCGTCTCGACATTGCGCGAAACCCTCAATCGCCTTGCCAGCGAAGGGTTCGTGCAAGCAGCCGAACAACGCGGCTTCTTCGTGCGTCCTGTTTCAGCGGATGACCTGACCGAGATTGCGGAGCTGCGCATCTTGCTGGAGTGTTCGGCGCTTGAGACGTCAATCGCCTGCGGGGATGCCGACTGGGAAGGAAATCTGGTCGCGGCACACCACAAATTGCACCTGATCGAACAGAAGATGCTGGATGGTGACAAATCGCAAAAAGAGGTGTGGAAACGCTATGACTGGGAATTCCATCAGGCCCTGATCCGTGCATGTAATTCCGAGAATCTGCTGGCGCTACATGGCACGATCTTTGACAAATACCTGCGGTATCAGATGCTTGTGCTGACCTATCGTGGCGCTGTCGCCGTGGATGAACACAGGTTGATGTTTGAAGCCGCCCTTGCACGGGACATCCCAAAGGCCAAGGCCACGCTCGAAACACACATCCGGCTGGGATTGGCGCATACTTTGGCAGCGATGGAAAACCTGTAG
- a CDS encoding LysR substrate-binding domain-containing protein: MGKFLNIRLRHMRVFLEILRKGSLVSAAGSLNVTPAAVSKSLRELEAELGVRLLERSKKGVRATAAGERFHQHATESLLSFNRAISAVEEPEQRQHRLRIGALPTAAGSIVPNALKELFGPDERANVDVVTGHYEDLAAALRASELDLIVGRIITRDTVGLSFEQLYEESVVAVTAPSHPLFQTDALDVTDLSKYPIIVTPVGSTVRDSVDSFFFAHGIKPTALIIETFSDGLARNFSAITEAIWFAPAGLVAQDLKRGTLAKLSIDHGSLKTIIGLTTRTNEALSGSARRFADLLRQLAHQTGGG; this comes from the coding sequence ATGGGTAAGTTTCTGAACATTCGGCTGCGGCATATGCGGGTCTTTTTAGAGATTCTGCGCAAAGGAAGTCTTGTGAGTGCCGCCGGTTCTTTGAATGTCACGCCTGCAGCAGTCTCAAAATCCCTGCGCGAGTTGGAGGCAGAGCTTGGTGTGAGGCTTCTGGAGCGCAGCAAAAAAGGTGTCCGTGCGACCGCTGCCGGAGAACGCTTTCATCAACATGCCACTGAAAGCCTGTTGTCTTTCAATCGGGCTATTTCCGCCGTCGAAGAGCCCGAACAACGGCAACATCGGTTGCGCATTGGTGCCCTGCCAACGGCGGCGGGCTCTATCGTGCCAAATGCTCTCAAGGAATTATTCGGGCCTGACGAACGCGCCAATGTCGACGTGGTCACCGGCCACTACGAAGACCTTGCCGCCGCGCTTCGTGCTAGTGAACTGGACTTGATCGTCGGCAGGATCATCACCCGTGACACCGTCGGCCTCTCGTTCGAGCAATTATATGAGGAAAGCGTTGTTGCGGTCACGGCGCCCTCTCACCCCCTCTTTCAAACGGATGCACTTGATGTAACGGACCTGTCGAAATATCCAATTATCGTGACGCCTGTTGGGTCAACTGTGCGCGACAGCGTCGACAGCTTCTTTTTTGCCCATGGTATCAAACCGACGGCGCTCATCATTGAGACATTTAGCGACGGTCTGGCCCGCAATTTTTCAGCAATAACAGAGGCGATCTGGTTCGCCCCCGCAGGTCTGGTCGCGCAGGATCTTAAACGTGGAACACTTGCGAAATTGTCGATAGATCACGGCTCGCTTAAGACGATCATCGGATTGACCACGCGCACCAACGAAGCGCTGTCAGGTTCTGCCCGGCGTTTTGCCGACTTGCTTCGGCAGCTTGCTCATCAGACCGGAGGAGGTTGA
- a CDS encoding TRAP transporter small permease, translating to MDNEDHHGPLIDTTIPRRMPEFIIGAGLLVVFVALTVTQVVTRYALNAPLQWTEELAAHLLIWMVFIGAIGVHRRDTHLRVEMLDEWVPPRVVAGIRLAFDFAVLIVLVLMVKSGWDLYQSMRFDKLPALRWPIRNIIIIAPIASAIMAFYSVGHIIGRIKLLQGKTDG from the coding sequence ATGGACAACGAAGATCATCACGGTCCGCTGATCGACACGACGATCCCGCGGCGCATGCCTGAGTTCATCATCGGTGCAGGGCTGCTCGTGGTTTTTGTCGCTTTGACAGTGACACAAGTTGTCACACGCTATGCTCTGAACGCGCCACTGCAATGGACGGAAGAATTGGCGGCGCATCTTTTGATCTGGATGGTTTTCATCGGCGCAATTGGTGTCCATCGCCGCGATACGCACCTGCGTGTCGAGATGTTGGACGAATGGGTGCCGCCGCGTGTGGTTGCGGGTATCCGTCTGGCGTTTGACTTTGCAGTTCTGATTGTCCTTGTCCTGATGGTGAAATCCGGTTGGGACCTGTATCAGTCGATGCGTTTTGACAAGCTGCCCGCGCTACGCTGGCCAATCCGTAACATCATCATTATCGCGCCGATTGCCTCGGCAATTATGGCCTTTTATTCCGTCGGCCACATCATCGGCCGCATCAAATTGCTGCAGGGTAAAACCGATGGATAA
- a CDS encoding TRAP transporter large permease encodes MDNLILYLLALKLILLFAGFPIAFSAILVSMLYLFVEGIPLSLVAQKISFSMANFTLLAIPLFMLAGKITTASGISDKIFDFALRIVGRIPGGLGHVNIASSLIFSGMSGSALADVAGLGEIEYKAMTRKGYDPDFSVGVTLASSALGPMLPPSLPMVIFGVASGVSITGMFVGGILPAFLIAGALMVYVYFIGKRDGYVDNSWDGWTNFARAFFGALPALLTPVLIVGGMLSGVFSATEAATAAVLWILFVSFVIYRRLSLKGLYAVLYESVTETSRLLYLIATALLLGWVLTDAHLPQMITGWSSTTFSSGWTFMLFVILLMLLLGAIIENAILILILAPMLTPIAIGQFGIDPIHFGVCVVFSIMLGQFTPPIGLSLFVMRGITGWKLSRVSLAVAPFLIPLIISLVIMVLFPAIIMTLPRAFGL; translated from the coding sequence ATGGATAACCTTATCCTCTATCTTCTGGCGCTCAAACTGATCTTGCTGTTCGCGGGCTTTCCGATTGCGTTTTCGGCAATCCTTGTGTCGATGCTTTACCTCTTTGTTGAAGGCATTCCGCTCTCGCTGGTCGCACAGAAAATCTCGTTCTCGATGGCGAATTTTACGTTGCTGGCGATACCGCTATTCATGCTTGCCGGTAAGATCACCACCGCCTCTGGCATCTCCGACAAAATCTTTGATTTTGCTTTGCGAATTGTCGGGCGCATTCCGGGTGGACTTGGTCATGTAAACATCGCGTCCAGCCTTATCTTTTCTGGCATGTCCGGGTCGGCTTTGGCAGATGTCGCAGGCCTGGGAGAGATCGAATACAAGGCCATGACCCGCAAAGGGTACGATCCCGATTTCTCGGTGGGGGTAACGCTGGCATCGTCTGCCTTGGGTCCGATGTTGCCGCCCAGCCTGCCGATGGTGATTTTCGGCGTGGCGTCAGGGGTGTCGATCACGGGCATGTTTGTGGGTGGTATTTTGCCTGCCTTCCTCATCGCGGGCGCGTTGATGGTCTATGTCTATTTCATCGGCAAGCGCGACGGTTATGTCGACAATAGCTGGGATGGGTGGACCAATTTTGCACGCGCTTTCTTTGGCGCCCTTCCTGCATTGTTGACGCCTGTGTTGATTGTTGGCGGCATGTTGTCGGGGGTGTTTAGCGCCACAGAAGCCGCGACCGCCGCCGTGCTTTGGATTTTGTTTGTGTCCTTCGTGATCTACCGCAGGCTGAGCCTTAAGGGCCTATATGCGGTCTTATATGAATCGGTGACGGAAACGTCGCGTCTGCTTTACCTGATCGCGACAGCGCTGCTGCTGGGGTGGGTTTTGACGGACGCGCACTTGCCCCAGATGATCACCGGCTGGTCCTCAACGACATTCTCTTCGGGATGGACGTTCATGTTGTTCGTCATCCTTCTGATGCTGCTGCTTGGCGCAATCATCGAGAACGCGATCCTGATCCTGATCCTTGCACCGATGCTGACACCTATCGCCATCGGGCAATTCGGCATTGACCCGATCCACTTCGGTGTCTGTGTCGTGTTTTCCATCATGCTTGGCCAATTCACGCCGCCCATCGGACTGTCACTTTTTGTCATGCGTGGCATCACCGGCTGGAAGCTTAGCCGTGTGTCTCTCGCCGTTGCGCCGTTCCTTATCCCACTGATTATCAGCCTCGTGATTATGGTGCTGTTTCCAGCCATCATCATGACACTTCCAAGGGCCTTCGGGCTTTGA
- a CDS encoding TRAP transporter substrate-binding protein, which translates to MFLKKIAISAVLAMSVAVPQAFAQDITLKLGYVDKPNEPRGMGFARFAELVPDYTDGRVAIELFDSGHLGNDREMFNQLLTGAIDLGKPSYPILSDVVPEMSVFLAGYFFDSYDDHLRLVAAPEFGGEWNARLLDEAQLRIIGNSYQGVRNVTLNGIQPRSPADMAGIKLRAVPNPMALAVVSGLGANPTPVPFPELFQALSQNVVDGQENPLPTIWANKFYEVQDTLVRTDHQIASAPVVVNEASWQKLSAEDQEAVTRALTEAMDYAQELGMEMEAGLIEQLQEQGMTIVELTDEEKAAFIASVQASVIETFDGEAWPAGFAQSVIDFAAAE; encoded by the coding sequence ATGTTTCTGAAAAAAATCGCAATCAGCGCAGTTCTGGCCATGTCGGTCGCCGTGCCGCAGGCCTTTGCGCAAGATATCACGCTCAAGCTCGGCTACGTCGACAAACCAAACGAGCCACGCGGCATGGGTTTCGCCCGATTTGCCGAGTTGGTCCCGGATTATACCGATGGCCGCGTTGCGATCGAGTTGTTCGATAGCGGCCATTTGGGCAACGACCGCGAGATGTTCAACCAGTTGCTGACAGGTGCCATCGACTTGGGTAAGCCAAGCTACCCGATCCTGTCTGATGTGGTACCGGAAATGTCTGTGTTTCTGGCGGGCTATTTCTTTGACAGCTATGACGATCATCTGCGTTTGGTCGCGGCGCCGGAATTCGGCGGGGAGTGGAATGCGCGCCTTCTTGACGAAGCGCAGCTTCGGATCATCGGCAACAGCTATCAAGGCGTGCGAAACGTAACGCTCAACGGTATTCAGCCACGCAGCCCAGCCGATATGGCAGGAATCAAGCTGCGCGCGGTGCCAAACCCGATGGCTTTGGCCGTGGTGTCCGGTCTGGGTGCAAACCCAACACCAGTTCCGTTCCCCGAGCTGTTCCAAGCGCTGAGCCAAAATGTTGTCGATGGGCAAGAAAATCCGCTGCCGACAATCTGGGCGAATAAGTTCTATGAGGTGCAGGACACTTTGGTGCGGACTGATCACCAGATCGCCAGTGCGCCAGTCGTCGTAAATGAAGCAAGCTGGCAAAAGTTGTCAGCGGAGGACCAAGAAGCCGTCACGCGTGCGCTGACCGAAGCCATGGATTACGCCCAAGAGCTGGGGATGGAAATGGAAGCGGGGCTCATCGAGCAACTTCAGGAACAAGGCATGACCATTGTCGAGCTGACCGATGAAGAGAAGGCAGCCTTCATTGCATCCGTGCAGGCCTCTGTCATCGAAACCTTTGACGGAGAGGCATGGCCGGCCGGTTTTGCCCAATCCGTCATTGATTTTGCAGCTGCAGAGTAG